A DNA window from Hydrogenophaga taeniospiralis contains the following coding sequences:
- a CDS encoding efflux transporter outer membrane subunit translates to MKKLHHLLPLAAALFLAGCATALPPLPSSVPTPPQFKEQQRQNETWTIAQPAEAQSRGTWWKAFNDPVLDELAERAGANNTSIQEAAARLAQARSLVRGAQADRAPQIGAGADASRGAGASTANGATPATLLRASVNLSYEVDLFGRLARVHDAATLDAQSREALLQSTRLLVQAELAQTYLALRAVDTERRLVQDTATAYGDTLRLTQRRFEAGDVAELDVIRIQTELAATEAEVFALSRSRAELEHALAVLVGEPASGFALTPTNGARTLPVIPAGVPGTVLARRPDVAAAQASLLAAQARVGVAQAAWFPSVSLTGAAGYASPDIGDLFKWSARAWGIGALMSVPLFDGGRREAGVQGAQAQLDAAAASYRGQVLNAFREVEDQLSALRLLQDQSHAQGRAVSAAQRASAISETRYRNGLVSQLELLDARRNELLNRRQAQRVEAAQQQATVLLIRAIGGGWETVASPAENKVRS, encoded by the coding sequence ATGAAAAAGCTCCATCACCTGTTGCCGCTGGCCGCCGCCCTGTTCCTGGCCGGCTGCGCCACCGCGCTGCCGCCGCTGCCGTCGTCGGTCCCGACGCCGCCGCAGTTCAAGGAGCAGCAGCGCCAGAACGAGACCTGGACCATCGCCCAGCCCGCGGAGGCGCAGAGCCGCGGCACCTGGTGGAAGGCGTTCAACGACCCGGTGCTCGACGAGCTGGCCGAACGCGCCGGCGCGAACAACACCAGCATCCAGGAAGCCGCGGCCCGCCTGGCCCAGGCGCGCTCGCTGGTGCGCGGCGCCCAGGCCGACCGCGCGCCGCAGATCGGCGCGGGGGCCGACGCATCGCGCGGCGCCGGTGCCAGCACCGCCAACGGCGCGACGCCCGCCACGTTGCTGCGGGCCAGCGTGAACCTCTCGTACGAGGTGGACCTGTTCGGCCGGTTGGCGCGCGTGCACGACGCCGCCACGCTGGACGCGCAATCGCGCGAAGCCCTGCTGCAGAGCACGCGCCTGCTGGTGCAGGCCGAGCTGGCCCAGACCTACCTGGCGCTGCGCGCGGTCGACACCGAACGCAGGCTGGTGCAGGACACCGCCACCGCCTATGGCGACACGCTGCGCCTCACGCAGCGCCGCTTCGAGGCCGGCGACGTGGCCGAACTGGACGTGATCCGCATCCAGACCGAGCTGGCCGCCACCGAGGCCGAGGTGTTCGCGCTCAGTCGCAGCCGCGCCGAGCTCGAGCATGCGCTGGCCGTGCTGGTCGGCGAACCGGCCTCGGGCTTCGCGCTCACTCCCACGAACGGCGCCCGCACCCTGCCGGTGATCCCCGCCGGCGTGCCGGGCACGGTGCTCGCGCGCCGGCCCGACGTGGCCGCGGCCCAGGCCTCGCTGCTGGCCGCGCAGGCCCGCGTGGGCGTGGCCCAGGCCGCGTGGTTCCCCAGCGTGTCGCTCACCGGCGCCGCGGGCTACGCCTCGCCCGACATCGGCGACCTCTTCAAGTGGTCGGCCCGCGCCTGGGGCATCGGCGCGCTGATGTCCGTGCCGCTGTTCGACGGTGGCCGGCGCGAGGCCGGCGTGCAGGGCGCGCAGGCGCAGCTGGACGCCGCCGCCGCGAGCTACCGGGGCCAGGTGCTGAACGCCTTCCGCGAAGTGGAAGACCAGCTGTCGGCCCTGCGCCTGCTGCAGGACCAGTCGCATGCCCAGGGCCGCGCGGTGAGTGCCGCGCAGCGCGCCAGCGCGATCTCGGAAACGCGCTACCGCAACGGCCTGGTGAGCCAGCTCGAACTGCTGGACGCGCGCCGCAACGAGCTGCTCAACCGCCGCCAGGCGCAGCGCGTGGAAGCCGCGCAGCAACAGGCCACGGTGCTGCTGATCCGCGCGATCGGCGGGGGCTGGGAGACGGTGGCCTCACCAGCAGAGAACAAAGTCCGGTCGTGA
- a CDS encoding class I SAM-dependent methyltransferase: MSTLLTDMQLSAARSLGWMPGHVHLSATDIRVDGWALRLWDHGERPRFLINGEDFAEVEWPLPAPDVHDAFPALMPEGCTRFRARHPVTPGGGLFPEGFARFNVTGRLGEHRHSYRTAWFVADPATEPPVPTPERITRVIGSDSAPMFLLGGATIAQRIRCLLQDRFDRPLSSFRAILDWGCGAGRVTRYLGMMSPVVTGVDIDADNLQHSAASLPEVAFEQVGLYPPTAFPDGRFDLVIGLSVLTHLKESTQDQWLEELRRIVEPGGILLLSVQGLAQSALYRAPLERQLRAHREGFLYVGPDGQLDDVVAEEGYYSHIIQSHEYIMVHWGRYFDVLEIVEGIAGNQDLVVLRRPR, translated from the coding sequence ATGAGCACCCTGCTGACCGACATGCAACTCTCCGCCGCCCGATCGCTGGGCTGGATGCCGGGCCATGTGCACCTCTCGGCCACCGACATCCGGGTGGACGGCTGGGCCCTGCGTCTGTGGGACCATGGCGAGCGCCCCCGTTTCCTGATCAACGGGGAGGACTTTGCCGAGGTGGAGTGGCCCCTGCCCGCGCCCGACGTGCACGACGCGTTTCCTGCGCTGATGCCCGAAGGCTGCACCCGGTTTCGCGCCCGGCATCCGGTGACACCGGGGGGCGGTCTGTTTCCGGAGGGATTCGCCCGATTCAACGTGACGGGGCGCCTGGGCGAGCACCGTCACTCGTACCGCACGGCCTGGTTCGTGGCCGATCCCGCCACGGAGCCGCCGGTGCCCACACCCGAACGCATCACGCGCGTGATCGGCTCCGACAGCGCGCCCATGTTTCTGCTGGGCGGCGCCACCATCGCCCAGCGCATCCGGTGCCTGCTTCAGGACCGGTTCGACCGGCCCCTGAGCAGCTTTCGGGCCATCCTCGACTGGGGGTGCGGCGCCGGCCGTGTCACCCGGTACCTCGGCATGATGTCGCCGGTCGTCACGGGCGTGGACATCGACGCCGACAACCTGCAGCACAGCGCGGCCAGCCTGCCCGAGGTGGCCTTCGAGCAGGTCGGCCTGTACCCGCCCACCGCCTTTCCGGACGGGCGTTTTGACCTGGTCATCGGCTTGTCCGTGCTGACCCACCTCAAGGAGTCGACCCAGGACCAATGGCTGGAGGAGCTGCGTCGCATCGTCGAGCCCGGGGGCATTCTGTTGCTGTCCGTGCAGGGGCTTGCGCAATCCGCGCTCTACCGCGCGCCCCTGGAGCGGCAGCTGCGCGCCCATCGGGAGGGATTCCTGTACGTCGGCCCGGACGGACAACTCGACGACGTGGTGGCCGAGGAGGGCTACTACAGCCACATCATCCAGTCCCACGAATACATCATGGTGCACTGGGGCCGGTACTTCGACGTGCTGGAGATCGTCGAAGGCATCGCCGGCAACCAGGACCTGGTGGTGCTGCGCCGGCCCCGGTGA
- a CDS encoding WcbI family polysaccharide biosynthesis putative acetyltransferase has product MALMQYGSTAPDAELVILYGNCQIPFLAHQLACADVNPRPRGYLCVLNHAASGQAVEQPSVADLARCVLYLEQYEYRPRAEVRELLRSGVPAGCPKRVFPPLVMHSLWPFDVVAQRMPPDARFVWGRYPMGDAIGLEVAALGLEIGAAVEAYWRLSAERMPDLNALLAHDLDRMDQRDRASDVKIADHVRENFRRRHLFWTNRHVSIDLIGELGARLYRASLPVLGGDEAQGLERIRLGLPALGDGMGDLQVPIHPQIARTFGLDYVDETTHYRWYDQRWTFHEYLRHYLAADSDW; this is encoded by the coding sequence ATGGCCTTGATGCAGTATGGCAGTACGGCGCCCGACGCCGAATTGGTCATTCTGTACGGCAACTGCCAGATTCCGTTCCTGGCCCACCAGCTCGCCTGCGCCGACGTCAACCCCCGCCCACGGGGCTACCTGTGCGTGCTCAACCACGCCGCGTCGGGGCAGGCGGTCGAGCAACCCTCGGTGGCCGATCTGGCGCGCTGCGTGCTCTACCTGGAGCAGTACGAATACCGGCCGCGTGCCGAGGTCCGCGAGCTGCTGCGTTCGGGCGTGCCTGCGGGGTGTCCGAAGCGGGTCTTTCCGCCACTGGTCATGCACAGCCTGTGGCCCTTCGATGTGGTGGCCCAGCGCATGCCACCCGACGCGCGCTTTGTCTGGGGGCGCTACCCCATGGGCGACGCGATCGGGCTGGAGGTGGCCGCGCTGGGTCTGGAGATCGGTGCCGCGGTCGAGGCCTACTGGCGGCTCTCGGCGGAGCGCATGCCCGATCTGAACGCGCTGCTGGCGCACGATCTGGATCGCATGGACCAACGCGACCGGGCATCGGACGTCAAGATCGCGGACCACGTGCGCGAGAACTTCCGGCGCCGGCACCTGTTCTGGACCAACCGCCACGTGTCCATCGACCTGATCGGCGAGCTCGGTGCGCGCCTGTACCGCGCGTCCCTGCCGGTGCTCGGCGGGGACGAGGCCCAAGGGCTGGAGCGCATCCGCCTCGGCCTGCCTGCGCTGGGCGACGGCATGGGCGACTTGCAGGTGCCGATCCATCCGCAGATCGCCCGGACCTTCGGCCTGGACTACGTGGACGAAACCACCCACTACCGCTGGTACGACCAGCGCTGGACGTTCCACGAATACCTGCGCCACTACCTCGCCGCCGACAGCGACTGGTAG
- a CDS encoding class I SAM-dependent methyltransferase, protein MSDTHLLDPLLSPALTGLFRTPQRLGKPSGWWGHVPFGFWVVEAAEPRLLVELGTHHGVSYATFCDAVLHRQLPTRCFAVDSWQGDAHAGFFDEAVYRDVRAFNDAHHGGFSELIRAEFDTAVGHFADGSIDLLHIDGFHSYEAVRHDYDTWRPKLSERAVVLFHDTNVRRDDFGVHRLFGELAARHPHFEFLHGNGLGLIAHGTAVPDAIAQLCAAAATERCAPIRERFAAAGARWIGHANEREMERSFALQVEALVAARTEVGRERDAALRSVARLEGDLRKARQERALVEHGLLEAQQTITTLTGGQHTLTQTLQATEPAVRRLLSTLLAPPKVLPVVARPSALHRLHRRLRRRADPNPHQPVADAIRRSALFDAAWYLATYPDVAGAGIDPADHYALHGGIAENRDPGPWFSTHAYLQANPDVAQLGLNALFHYETHGRREGREFPLKPLLPATPPAPVEPAAPAPALDAKMVFRQRSQEELTQFLHEGRELRLPTMETPRVSIVIVLHNQAELTFKCLVSLVDAIDAPCEVLLVDNASSDRTGELLARVHGARLLPQSENLHFLRAANLGAAHARGEHLLFLNNDAQLRPGSIPAALALLDNRASIGAVGGKVVLLDGSLQEAGSIIWNDGSCVGHGRGQDPDDAEFQFRREVDFCSGAFLLTRRALFEALGGFDPAYVPAYYEETDFCMRIHQAGYTVVYEPQVEILHYEFGSSDTEQTAVALMEAHRDVFVARHARVLANEHRPHGTRPIEARQRPATQPRVLLIDDRIPIPSLGSGFPRARQLVHCLHEAGAFVSHYPLACPDVDLDEAYAVLPREVEIVTGRGITGLAEFLRERADYYDVVVVSRPHNMDRFLCACRAAPAFLASTSLVYDAEAIFATREALRAQVLGDAALASDNAAELARELQLAEAARFVFAVSEAEAERFRQAGCQDVRVLGNGIAAQPTPQGHSERRDLLFVGRLAEEASPNADSVRWFVHEVMPRLDQLIGEGYVLHLVGSHCESLQQALGGPRVVFHGRVEDIRHFYEQARVFIAPTRFAAGIPLKVQEAAAHGVPVVASELVAAQLGWAAQGGLLSAGSAEDFAQACARLYLDTALWQRTRQAALSAVARDCAPQVFAATVQAVLRDARDQPPEPARPPAHVATQDDQARVSEAWSVSPAQREQVQGMNWMAHPRVIARLNHKATGEEGMDVYIHLKETLSRLGWRLPIPRVVSLGCGFGALERGFAGIQLASRIDGYDIAEGAIAGARALAADMGLDMLHYHVADLERLELPEASCDLVFGFQSIHHVNDLDRLFQMVRRALRPGGVFHLHEYVGPDRFQWTDAQLTHMNGFLQTLPERYNRLPNGIVRGPRERPRAADVIACDPSEAIRSSQIIPTLEKHFRLLARRDLGGALLHIGLSDIAQNFDLENPVDMAYLGRFFALEDQLMAEGAIGSDFAVLTAIKD, encoded by the coding sequence ATGTCAGACACCCACTTGCTGGACCCATTGCTCTCGCCCGCGCTGACGGGCCTTTTCCGGACACCCCAGCGCCTGGGCAAACCCAGCGGCTGGTGGGGCCACGTGCCCTTCGGTTTCTGGGTCGTTGAGGCCGCCGAGCCGCGCCTGCTGGTCGAGCTGGGCACCCACCATGGCGTGTCTTACGCCACCTTCTGTGATGCCGTGCTGCACCGCCAGTTGCCCACCCGCTGCTTCGCCGTGGACAGCTGGCAGGGCGACGCGCACGCCGGCTTCTTCGACGAGGCGGTCTACCGGGACGTGCGGGCCTTCAACGACGCCCACCATGGCGGATTCTCGGAACTCATCCGGGCCGAATTCGACACCGCCGTCGGGCATTTCGCCGACGGCTCGATCGACCTGCTGCACATCGACGGCTTCCACAGCTACGAAGCCGTGCGCCACGACTACGACACCTGGCGACCCAAGCTGTCCGAGCGCGCGGTGGTGCTGTTTCACGACACCAATGTGCGCCGCGACGACTTTGGTGTGCACCGCCTGTTCGGGGAGCTCGCGGCCCGCCACCCCCACTTCGAATTCCTGCATGGCAACGGCCTGGGCCTGATCGCGCACGGCACGGCGGTGCCGGACGCCATCGCCCAGCTGTGCGCCGCCGCGGCGACCGAGCGCTGCGCGCCGATCCGGGAGCGCTTTGCCGCGGCCGGCGCGCGCTGGATCGGCCATGCCAACGAGCGGGAGATGGAGCGCTCTTTTGCGCTGCAGGTCGAGGCCCTGGTCGCTGCGCGGACCGAGGTGGGTCGCGAACGCGATGCGGCCCTGCGCTCCGTGGCGCGGCTGGAGGGCGATCTGAGAAAAGCGCGCCAGGAGCGCGCGCTGGTGGAACACGGCCTGCTCGAAGCTCAACAGACCATCACCACCCTGACGGGCGGGCAGCACACGCTGACGCAGACCCTGCAGGCCACCGAGCCGGCCGTGCGCCGGCTGCTGTCCACCCTGCTCGCTCCCCCGAAGGTGCTGCCGGTCGTCGCGCGGCCCAGTGCCCTGCACCGGCTGCACCGACGGCTGCGCCGGCGCGCCGACCCCAACCCGCACCAGCCCGTGGCCGATGCCATCCGCCGCTCGGCGCTGTTCGACGCCGCGTGGTACCTCGCGACCTACCCCGACGTGGCCGGCGCCGGGATCGATCCCGCCGACCACTACGCGCTGCATGGCGGCATCGCGGAAAACCGCGACCCCGGTCCCTGGTTTTCCACCCACGCCTACCTGCAGGCCAACCCGGACGTGGCGCAGCTCGGGCTCAACGCCCTGTTCCACTACGAGACCCACGGCCGCCGCGAGGGCCGGGAGTTCCCCTTGAAGCCGCTGCTGCCGGCGACACCACCCGCGCCCGTCGAGCCGGCAGCGCCCGCGCCGGCGCTGGACGCCAAGATGGTCTTCCGCCAGCGCAGCCAGGAAGAGCTCACGCAGTTCCTGCACGAGGGGCGCGAACTGCGACTGCCCACGATGGAGACGCCCCGGGTCTCCATCGTCATCGTGCTGCACAACCAGGCCGAACTGACCTTCAAATGCCTGGTCTCGCTGGTGGACGCGATCGATGCGCCCTGCGAGGTGCTGCTGGTGGACAACGCCTCCAGCGATCGCACTGGCGAACTGCTGGCGCGGGTGCACGGCGCCCGGCTGCTGCCCCAGAGCGAGAACCTGCATTTCCTGCGCGCGGCCAACCTGGGGGCCGCGCACGCGCGCGGCGAGCACCTGCTGTTCCTCAACAACGACGCCCAGCTCCGGCCCGGCTCGATCCCGGCCGCGTTGGCGCTGCTGGACAACCGCGCGAGCATCGGCGCGGTGGGCGGCAAGGTGGTGCTGCTCGACGGCAGCCTGCAGGAGGCCGGCAGCATCATCTGGAACGACGGCAGCTGCGTCGGCCACGGCAGGGGCCAGGACCCGGACGATGCCGAATTCCAGTTCCGCCGCGAGGTGGACTTCTGCTCGGGCGCGTTCCTGCTGACGCGGCGCGCCCTCTTCGAGGCCCTGGGCGGGTTTGATCCGGCCTACGTTCCCGCCTATTACGAAGAAACCGATTTCTGCATGCGCATCCACCAGGCCGGTTACACCGTGGTGTACGAGCCCCAGGTGGAGATCCTGCACTACGAGTTCGGCAGCTCGGACACCGAGCAGACCGCGGTGGCGCTCATGGAAGCGCACCGCGATGTCTTCGTGGCCCGCCATGCCCGGGTGCTGGCCAACGAACACCGGCCCCACGGAACCCGGCCGATCGAAGCGCGTCAGCGCCCCGCCACGCAGCCGCGCGTGCTGCTGATCGACGATCGCATCCCCATCCCTTCCCTGGGCTCGGGTTTCCCGCGCGCGCGCCAGCTCGTGCACTGCCTGCACGAGGCGGGCGCCTTCGTGAGCCACTACCCGTTGGCCTGCCCGGATGTGGACCTCGACGAGGCCTACGCCGTGCTGCCGCGCGAGGTGGAAATCGTCACCGGCCGGGGCATCACCGGCCTGGCCGAGTTCCTGCGCGAGCGCGCCGACTACTACGACGTGGTGGTCGTCAGCCGGCCCCACAACATGGACCGCTTTCTGTGCGCCTGCCGCGCCGCGCCGGCCTTCCTGGCCAGCACCTCGCTGGTCTACGACGCCGAGGCGATTTTCGCCACCCGCGAGGCGCTGCGGGCCCAGGTGCTGGGAGACGCCGCGCTGGCGTCGGACAACGCCGCCGAACTGGCCCGCGAACTGCAACTGGCCGAAGCGGCCCGCTTCGTCTTTGCCGTGAGCGAGGCCGAGGCCGAGCGGTTCCGGCAGGCCGGCTGCCAGGACGTGCGGGTGCTGGGCAACGGCATCGCGGCGCAGCCCACCCCGCAGGGGCACAGCGAACGGCGCGACCTGCTCTTCGTCGGACGGCTGGCGGAGGAGGCTTCGCCCAACGCCGATTCCGTGCGCTGGTTCGTGCACGAGGTCATGCCCCGGCTGGACCAACTGATCGGCGAGGGCTATGTGCTGCACCTCGTGGGCAGCCATTGCGAAAGTCTGCAGCAGGCGCTGGGCGGGCCGCGCGTCGTGTTCCACGGGCGTGTCGAAGACATCCGGCATTTCTACGAGCAGGCCCGCGTGTTCATCGCCCCAACGCGCTTTGCCGCCGGCATCCCCCTCAAGGTCCAGGAGGCGGCCGCGCACGGCGTGCCGGTGGTGGCCAGCGAACTCGTCGCGGCGCAGCTGGGCTGGGCAGCACAGGGCGGGCTGCTGAGCGCGGGCAGCGCCGAGGACTTTGCCCAGGCCTGCGCCCGGCTCTATCTCGACACGGCCCTGTGGCAGCGGACCCGCCAGGCCGCCCTGTCGGCCGTGGCCCGGGACTGCGCGCCCCAGGTGTTTGCCGCGACGGTGCAGGCCGTGCTGCGCGATGCGCGCGACCAGCCACCCGAGCCCGCCCGCCCGCCCGCCCACGTGGCCACGCAGGACGATCAGGCCCGCGTTTCCGAGGCCTGGAGCGTGTCGCCCGCGCAGCGCGAGCAGGTCCAGGGCATGAACTGGATGGCGCATCCGCGCGTGATCGCCCGCCTCAACCACAAGGCCACCGGCGAAGAGGGCATGGATGTGTACATCCACCTGAAAGAGACCCTGAGCCGCCTGGGCTGGCGCCTGCCCATACCGCGCGTGGTCAGCCTGGGCTGCGGCTTTGGTGCCCTGGAGCGTGGCTTCGCCGGCATCCAGCTCGCGAGCCGGATCGACGGCTACGACATCGCCGAGGGGGCCATCGCCGGCGCGCGTGCGCTGGCCGCCGACATGGGACTGGACATGCTGCATTACCACGTCGCCGATCTGGAGCGGCTGGAGCTGCCGGAGGCGTCCTGCGACCTGGTGTTCGGCTTCCAGTCCATCCACCACGTCAACGACCTGGACCGCCTGTTCCAGATGGTCCGGCGCGCGCTGCGCCCCGGCGGCGTCTTCCATCTGCACGAATACGTCGGGCCCGACCGTTTCCAGTGGACCGACGCGCAGCTGACCCACATGAACGGTTTCCTGCAGACCCTGCCGGAGCGCTACAACCGCTTGCCCAACGGCATCGTGCGCGGCCCCCGGGAGCGCCCGCGCGCGGCCGATGTGATCGCCTGCGATCCGTCCGAAGCGATCCGTTCGTCGCAGATCATCCCCACGCTGGAGAAACACTTCCGGCTGCTGGCCCGCCGCGATCTGGGGGGCGCCCTGCTGCACATCGGGCTGAGCGACATCGCGCAGAACTTCGATCTGGAGAACCCGGTGGACATGGCCTACCTGGGGCGCTTCTTTGCGCTGGAAGACCAGCTGATGGCCGAAGGGGCGATCGGCTCCGATTTCGCGGTGCTCACCGCGATCAAGGACTGA